The Kitasatospora sp. NBC_00374 genome has a segment encoding these proteins:
- a CDS encoding FtsW/RodA/SpoVE family cell cycle protein produces the protein MATPSATVRADVPSGPPVRTRRNTELALLVAAVLISVFGYIEVGVNIDGSAPADVAGYGVALGVLALLAHAAVRWKAPYADPLLLPIAILLNGIGLVVIYRLDRATPRSSAAPTQLLWSTLGVGLFIAVVLLLRDHRILQRYAYIGALVALVLLVLPIAFPPVYGSRIWITIGPLSFQPGEFAKILLAIFFAAYLAVHRDALALTGRKVLWFQLPRGRVLGPVLLIWAAFVGVLVLETDLGTSLLFFGLFVVMLYVATARTGWIAIGLFLAAVGAVGVGWLSPHVHGRVTDWLDPLGSIAAGRGPNQIAQSLFAFAWGGLLGTGLGLGRSILIGFAAKSDFILATIGEELGLAGLMALFLLYALLISRGFRTGIALRDPFGRLLAIGLAAIVGLQVFVVAGGVLDLIPLTGMTLPFIAQGGSSVVTNWIIIALLVRMSDVARRPLPAEEV, from the coding sequence GTGGCCACACCCTCAGCGACCGTCCGGGCCGACGTCCCCTCCGGGCCGCCGGTCCGGACCCGACGCAACACCGAACTCGCCCTGCTGGTCGCGGCGGTGCTGATCTCCGTCTTCGGCTACATCGAGGTCGGGGTGAACATCGACGGCAGCGCGCCCGCGGACGTGGCCGGCTACGGCGTCGCGCTGGGGGTGCTCGCCCTGCTGGCGCACGCCGCGGTGCGCTGGAAGGCCCCGTACGCGGATCCGCTGCTGCTGCCGATCGCGATCCTGCTCAACGGCATCGGACTGGTCGTCATCTACCGGCTGGACCGGGCCACGCCGAGGAGTTCGGCGGCCCCCACCCAACTGCTCTGGTCCACCCTCGGGGTGGGCCTGTTCATCGCCGTCGTGCTGCTGCTGCGCGACCATCGGATCCTGCAGCGCTACGCCTACATCGGCGCGCTGGTCGCGCTGGTGCTGCTGGTCCTGCCGATCGCCTTCCCGCCGGTGTACGGCTCCCGGATCTGGATCACGATCGGACCGCTCTCCTTCCAGCCGGGCGAGTTCGCCAAGATCCTGCTGGCGATCTTCTTCGCCGCCTACCTGGCCGTGCACCGGGACGCGCTCGCCCTGACCGGCCGCAAGGTGCTGTGGTTCCAGCTGCCGCGCGGCCGGGTGCTGGGCCCGGTGCTGCTGATCTGGGCGGCCTTCGTCGGCGTGCTGGTGCTGGAGACCGACCTCGGCACCTCGCTGCTGTTCTTCGGCCTGTTCGTGGTGATGCTGTACGTGGCCACCGCCCGTACCGGATGGATCGCCATCGGGCTCTTCCTGGCCGCGGTCGGGGCCGTCGGCGTCGGCTGGCTGTCCCCGCACGTGCACGGCCGGGTGACCGACTGGCTGGACCCGCTCGGCTCGATCGCGGCGGGCCGGGGACCCAACCAGATCGCCCAGTCGCTGTTCGCGTTCGCCTGGGGCGGGCTGCTCGGCACCGGCCTCGGTCTCGGCCGGTCGATCCTGATCGGCTTCGCGGCCAAGTCGGACTTCATCCTGGCCACCATCGGGGAGGAGCTGGGACTGGCCGGCCTGATGGCACTGTTCCTGCTCTACGCCCTGCTGATCTCCCGGGGCTTCAGGACCGGTATCGCGCTGCGCGACCCGTTCGGCCGGCTGCTCGCGATCGGGCTGGCCGCCATCGTCGGCCTGCAGGTCTTCGTGGTGGCCGGCGGGGTGCTCGACCTGATCCCGCTGACCGGGATGACACTGCCGTTCATCGCGCAGGGCGGCTCGTCCGTGGTGACCAACTGGATCATCATCGCGCTGCTGGTCCGGATGAGCGACGTGGCCCGCCGCCCGCTGCCGGCCGAGGAGGTCTGA
- a CDS encoding penicillin-binding transpeptidase domain-containing protein, translated as MRRHHRAKGDSSGGPQGLPGISTTGRRAGTFCVLLIVALAVQATRVQVFQKHELDHNAANQRLTIQRYDQPRGNILVGGEPVTGSEPTGGRYDYKRTYTDGSRYAAVTGFSSQTYGNTQLEGVYDDLLSGTDSRLASWAVWDTVARRQNPGGDVHTTIDPAAQQAALKGLGRQQGAVVALEPATGRILALASTPSYDPGGFAGSGTVDRQAWDRLQADTDQPMLNRALRQTYPPGSTFKVVTAAAALTAGVVDDINAPTGAPSPYVLPGTTTELVNDTSACDRPNLSLDTAMVLSCNSVLGYLGVQVGLEGMVSMAERFGFNDAELDVPVRAARSNFDTVMNRSQLALSSIGQYDTAATPLVMAMVAAGVANGGRVMYPQLVDKLTKSDGSSVQVMEPVVYKEALSSAVAGQVQRLMTDVVENGTGRNARIPGATVGGKTGTAQHGVGNSGTPFAWFISWARPNGSDDVPPVAVAVVIADSDATDVTGGGLAAPIARSVMQAVLNGR; from the coding sequence ATGCGCCGTCACCACCGGGCGAAGGGCGACTCCTCGGGCGGACCGCAGGGCCTGCCGGGCATCTCCACCACCGGCCGCCGGGCCGGCACCTTCTGCGTGCTGCTGATCGTGGCGCTCGCCGTGCAGGCGACCCGGGTGCAGGTCTTCCAGAAGCACGAGCTGGACCACAACGCGGCCAACCAGCGGCTCACCATCCAGCGCTACGACCAGCCGCGCGGCAACATCCTGGTGGGGGGCGAGCCCGTCACCGGCTCCGAGCCGACCGGCGGCCGGTACGACTACAAGCGCACCTACACCGACGGTTCCCGGTACGCCGCCGTCACCGGCTTCTCCTCGCAGACCTACGGCAACACCCAGCTCGAAGGGGTCTACGACGACCTGCTCTCCGGCACCGACAGCCGGCTCGCGAGCTGGGCGGTCTGGGACACGGTCGCCCGCAGGCAGAACCCGGGCGGCGACGTCCACACCACCATCGACCCGGCGGCCCAGCAGGCGGCGCTCAAGGGGCTCGGCCGCCAGCAGGGCGCGGTCGTCGCACTGGAGCCGGCCACCGGCCGGATCCTGGCGCTGGCCAGCACGCCCTCGTACGACCCGGGCGGCTTCGCCGGGTCGGGCACCGTCGACCGGCAGGCCTGGGACCGACTGCAGGCCGACACCGACCAGCCGATGCTGAACCGGGCGCTGCGCCAGACCTACCCGCCCGGTTCCACCTTCAAGGTGGTCACCGCGGCGGCCGCGCTGACGGCCGGGGTGGTCGACGACATCAACGCGCCGACCGGCGCGCCCTCGCCGTACGTGCTGCCGGGCACCACCACGGAGCTGGTCAACGACACCTCCGCGTGCGACCGGCCGAACCTGTCGCTGGACACCGCGATGGTGCTCTCCTGCAACAGCGTGCTGGGCTATCTCGGGGTGCAGGTGGGGCTGGAGGGGATGGTGTCGATGGCGGAGAGGTTCGGCTTCAACGACGCCGAGCTGGACGTCCCGGTGCGCGCCGCACGGAGCAACTTCGACACCGTCATGAACCGGTCCCAGCTCGCGCTCTCCTCGATCGGCCAGTACGACACCGCCGCGACCCCGCTGGTGATGGCGATGGTCGCGGCGGGTGTCGCCAACGGCGGGCGGGTGATGTATCCACAGCTTGTGGACAAGCTGACGAAGAGCGACGGCAGCTCCGTCCAGGTCATGGAACCGGTCGTCTACAAGGAGGCGCTGAGCTCCGCGGTGGCCGGCCAGGTGCAGCGGCTGATGACCGACGTGGTGGAGAACGGCACCGGCCGCAACGCCCGGATCCCCGGGGCCACCGTCGGCGGCAAGACCGGCACCGCCCAGCACGGGGTCGGCAACTCCGGCACGCCGTTCGCCTGGTTCATCTCCTGGGCCCGGCCGAACGGCTCGGACGACGTACCGCCGGTTGCCGTGGCCGTGGTGATCGCCGACAGCGACGCCACCGACGTCACGGGCGGCGGTCTGGCGGCGCCGATCGCCAGGTCGGTCATGCAGGCGGTGCTGAACGGCCGCTGA
- a CDS encoding glycosyltransferase 87 family protein, protein MVSTRPPFSAEQASCAVHGPPGRGGDGRVPRQRGPAGRGPGGWVGRQGVQALGCAVAAGWAGAFPLVSDLPNQVFWGTVAAPTYALAAVLCLTLPPRWGPRAAALVALVGAVLTPLILLALKGRHQSEVMVVERSARLLLHTGSPYLADPVVVSDYNPYLPAMALFGLPRAALGNANPFTQVLGDARIWFALTLLVCLLACWRLLRPATPGRAPLLPLAALTASPLIALALAVGGVDLPLIGVCCLAMALAARGRPVSAGLVLALACTLKWTAWPALPVALLLIWRLHGRRPAARAAAVSLSVSAAVILPVALSSATALREQVVRFPLGLTAVHTPAGSPLPGKILAGLGPTGHTISLTLLCLAGLAIALWLLAYPPTSAVAACDLLAAGLAVAFMLAPAGRFGYLALPAVLVLWPRLATRSWSWRIEDGREPAPAVLAAA, encoded by the coding sequence ATGGTGAGCACACGTCCGCCGTTCTCCGCAGAGCAGGCCAGCTGCGCCGTGCACGGCCCGCCCGGGCGGGGCGGCGACGGCCGGGTCCCCCGACAGCGCGGTCCGGCCGGCCGAGGGCCGGGAGGCTGGGTCGGGCGTCAGGGCGTCCAGGCGCTCGGCTGCGCGGTCGCCGCGGGCTGGGCCGGGGCGTTCCCGCTCGTCTCCGACCTGCCGAACCAGGTCTTCTGGGGCACCGTCGCCGCCCCGACCTACGCCCTCGCCGCCGTCCTGTGCCTCACCCTGCCGCCGCGCTGGGGCCCCCGGGCCGCAGCCCTGGTCGCGCTGGTCGGCGCCGTGCTCACCCCGCTGATCCTGCTCGCGCTCAAGGGCCGGCACCAGTCCGAGGTGATGGTGGTCGAGCGCTCCGCCCGGCTGCTGCTGCACACCGGCAGCCCGTACCTGGCCGACCCGGTCGTGGTCTCCGACTACAACCCCTACCTGCCGGCGATGGCCCTGTTCGGACTGCCCCGGGCGGCCCTGGGCAACGCCAACCCCTTCACCCAGGTGCTCGGCGACGCCCGGATCTGGTTCGCGCTCACCCTGCTGGTCTGCCTGCTGGCCTGCTGGCGCCTGCTGCGCCCGGCGACGCCGGGCCGCGCCCCGCTGCTGCCGCTCGCCGCGCTCACCGCGTCACCGCTGATCGCCCTGGCCCTCGCCGTCGGCGGGGTCGACCTGCCGCTGATCGGTGTCTGCTGCCTGGCGATGGCCCTCGCGGCCCGCGGACGCCCGGTCTCCGCCGGGCTGGTGCTCGCGCTCGCCTGCACCCTCAAGTGGACGGCCTGGCCGGCGCTGCCGGTGGCCCTGCTGCTGATCTGGCGGCTGCACGGCCGCCGGCCCGCCGCCCGGGCCGCCGCGGTCTCCCTCTCGGTCAGCGCCGCGGTGATCCTGCCGGTCGCGCTGAGCTCGGCGACGGCGCTGCGCGAACAGGTGGTCCGCTTCCCGCTCGGGTTGACGGCCGTGCACACCCCGGCCGGCAGCCCGCTGCCCGGCAAGATCCTGGCCGGGCTCGGCCCGACCGGGCACACCATCTCGCTCACCCTGCTCTGCCTGGCCGGCCTGGCCATCGCGCTCTGGCTGCTCGCCTACCCCCCGACCTCGGCGGTCGCCGCCTGCGACCTGCTGGCCGCGGGGCTCGCCGTGGCGTTCATGCTCGCCCCGGCCGGCCGCTTCGGGTACCTGGCGCTGCCCGCCGTGCTGGTGCTGTGGCCCCGGCTCGCCACCCGCAGCTGGAGCTGGCGGATCGAGGACGGCCGGGAGCCCGCCCCGGCCGTCCTCGCGGCGGCCTGA
- a CDS encoding penicillin-binding transpeptidase domain-containing protein encodes MNKGAKIGISTVAVAMLAVAGYGAYNIATAVTGGDTSKSDKPRTVVAEAPGADQAAAGAKAFLEAWAKGDLEAAGALTDTPQTAIASLTAFRQKVNPSGITLTPGGPAAAPAASGAPTTGTSPSAAASPPPANQVPLSFKAKVEFAQTGTAWTYDGVLGMVKMSDGKAAVHWTPSVIHPKLGPGESIAVKPVTATTNSVADRKGRPLTSASITPLLTQIKAPAPEGAAETGTAVVISDDAGKAKPETVFSIVDPKPAPPLKLTIDADLQKAAEAAVQEASKGGTLKASIVAVEPSTGNILAVANAPATGQNRAFLGSIAPGSTMKIITSAALMEAGVTPDTPVACPDGTNVGGRDFANDFKEPHLDYKFRQDFAQSCNTAFINEGNARLKNDTLPSMAKDVFGLGLVWQTGLSNFDTAVPAPTGATDKVSEFIGQGRIQTNSLAMASVAATVQNGTFRQPILVAGLPQAAAKRQLSGEVLSGLRTVMNETVRTGTAAKLMSGMAAGSGAKTGTAEVGNQAASNSWFTAFRGNLAVAAEVESGGHGADAAGPAAVKLLQLGNG; translated from the coding sequence ATGAACAAGGGCGCCAAGATCGGGATCAGTACGGTCGCCGTCGCCATGCTGGCGGTGGCCGGCTACGGGGCCTACAACATCGCGACCGCGGTGACCGGCGGCGACACGTCGAAGTCGGACAAGCCCCGCACGGTGGTCGCCGAGGCGCCCGGTGCCGACCAGGCCGCAGCGGGGGCCAAGGCCTTTCTGGAGGCCTGGGCCAAGGGCGACCTGGAGGCCGCCGGCGCCCTGACGGACACCCCCCAGACCGCGATCGCCTCCCTGACGGCCTTCCGGCAGAAGGTGAACCCGAGCGGGATCACCCTCACCCCCGGCGGTCCGGCGGCCGCGCCCGCCGCCTCCGGCGCGCCCACCACCGGCACGAGCCCGAGCGCCGCGGCGAGCCCGCCGCCCGCCAACCAGGTGCCGCTGTCCTTCAAGGCCAAGGTGGAGTTCGCCCAGACCGGCACCGCCTGGACGTACGACGGCGTGCTCGGCATGGTGAAGATGAGCGACGGCAAGGCCGCCGTGCACTGGACGCCGTCCGTGATCCACCCCAAGCTCGGCCCGGGCGAGTCGATCGCGGTCAAGCCGGTCACCGCGACGACGAACTCCGTGGCCGACCGCAAGGGCCGGCCGCTGACCTCGGCCTCGATCACCCCGCTGCTCACCCAGATCAAGGCACCCGCCCCCGAGGGCGCGGCCGAGACCGGTACGGCCGTGGTGATCAGCGACGACGCCGGCAAGGCCAAGCCCGAGACGGTCTTCTCCATCGTCGACCCGAAGCCCGCTCCCCCGCTGAAGCTCACCATCGACGCCGACCTCCAGAAGGCCGCCGAGGCCGCGGTGCAGGAGGCATCGAAGGGCGGCACCCTGAAGGCCTCGATCGTGGCCGTCGAGCCCAGCACCGGCAACATCCTGGCCGTCGCCAACGCCCCGGCCACCGGGCAGAACCGGGCCTTCCTGGGGTCCATCGCCCCCGGCTCCACCATGAAGATCATCACCTCGGCGGCGCTGATGGAGGCCGGGGTCACCCCGGACACCCCGGTGGCCTGCCCGGACGGCACCAACGTGGGCGGCCGCGACTTCGCGAACGACTTCAAGGAGCCGCACCTCGACTACAAGTTCCGCCAGGACTTCGCCCAGTCCTGCAACACGGCCTTCATCAACGAGGGCAACGCCCGGCTGAAGAACGACACCCTGCCGAGCATGGCCAAGGACGTCTTCGGCCTCGGGCTGGTCTGGCAGACCGGCCTGTCCAACTTCGACACCGCCGTGCCGGCGCCGACCGGCGCGACCGACAAGGTGTCGGAGTTCATCGGCCAGGGCCGGATCCAGACCAACTCGCTGGCGATGGCCTCGGTCGCGGCCACCGTCCAGAACGGCACCTTCCGCCAGCCGATCCTGGTCGCCGGGCTGCCGCAGGCGGCGGCCAAGCGCCAGCTGTCCGGCGAGGTGCTCTCCGGGCTGCGGACCGTGATGAACGAGACCGTGCGCACCGGCACCGCCGCGAAGCTGATGTCCGGCATGGCCGCCGGCTCCGGCGCCAAGACCGGCACCGCCGAGGTCGGCAACCAGGCCGCCAGCAACAGCTGGTTCACCGCCTTCCGGGGCAACCTCGCCGTCGCCGCCGAGGTCGAGAGCGGTGGGCACGGTGCGGACGCCGCCGGCCCGGCCGCCGTCAAGCTGCTCCAGCTCGGGAACGGCTGA
- a CDS encoding dolichyl-phosphate-mannose--protein mannosyltransferase, with the protein MWRVSGDIAPRTPIGVDHPEQTGVALLDTAKVPAPRAAAGSAWARRLAGYGYRAPELPEAAERLVPPMPDGPGVTPRLVPPSPVLLRLGVRLPDGLWSWLCRWAGWLGPLAVALFGGVLRFAGLGTPNALIFDETYYAKDAYALWQGGYETSWADDANAQIMAPHQTIPYRTDPAYIVHPPVGKWIIGLGEQLFGMHPFGWRFMVAVLGTLSILMIARIGRRLFRSTLLGCVAGLLLSVDGLHFVLSRSALLDLVVMFWGLAAFGFLLLDRDRTRAVIARRLVDRPNGNWLVTGWRPYRLAAAVSLGLMTATKWSGLYVLVAFCLLSVAWDMGARKLAGSRNWAAFGLWDALVAGPLMLVITVGVYLVSWTGWFMSSTEPGKGGYARDWAMHQPHVLPDHLLGLPMPQFEALRSLWHYHATMYDFHVGLTSPHTYQSNPWSWLLVGRPVSFFYESPKSGESGCTANECAREVLAIGTPLLWWAGVVALAYCLYRWLARRDWRAGAVLCGLAASYLPWLYYQERTIFLFYAVAFAPFVVLAVTMMIGAIVGPVTASRDRRLVGGAAAGLLIFAVMWNFLYFYPLYTGQMIPMDDWRGRMWFTSWI; encoded by the coding sequence ATGTGGCGCGTGAGCGGCGACATCGCACCCCGGACGCCCATTGGCGTAGACCACCCCGAGCAGACCGGCGTGGCCCTGCTCGACACGGCCAAGGTCCCGGCCCCGCGTGCGGCGGCCGGCTCCGCCTGGGCGCGGCGACTGGCCGGGTACGGCTACCGCGCCCCGGAGCTCCCGGAAGCGGCCGAGCGGCTGGTGCCGCCGATGCCGGACGGCCCGGGGGTGACCCCGCGGCTGGTGCCGCCCTCGCCGGTCCTGCTGCGGCTGGGGGTGCGACTGCCGGACGGCCTGTGGTCCTGGCTGTGCCGCTGGGCGGGGTGGCTGGGGCCGCTGGCGGTGGCGCTGTTCGGCGGGGTGCTGCGGTTCGCCGGGCTGGGCACGCCGAACGCGTTGATCTTCGACGAGACGTACTACGCCAAGGACGCGTACGCGCTCTGGCAGGGCGGCTACGAGACCAGCTGGGCCGACGACGCCAACGCCCAGATCATGGCGCCGCACCAGACCATCCCGTACCGGACCGACCCGGCGTACATCGTGCATCCGCCGGTCGGGAAGTGGATCATCGGGCTCGGCGAGCAGCTGTTCGGCATGCACCCGTTCGGGTGGCGGTTCATGGTGGCCGTCCTCGGCACGCTGTCGATCCTGATGATCGCCAGGATCGGCCGGCGGCTGTTCCGCTCGACCCTGCTGGGCTGCGTGGCCGGGCTGCTGCTGTCGGTGGACGGCCTGCACTTCGTGCTCAGCCGCTCCGCGCTGCTGGACCTGGTGGTGATGTTCTGGGGCCTGGCGGCCTTCGGCTTCCTGCTGCTGGACCGGGACCGCACCCGGGCGGTGATCGCCCGCCGGCTGGTCGACCGTCCGAACGGGAACTGGCTCGTCACCGGATGGCGCCCCTACCGGCTGGCCGCCGCGGTCAGCCTGGGGCTGATGACCGCGACCAAGTGGAGCGGCCTGTACGTCCTGGTCGCCTTCTGCCTGCTGAGCGTGGCCTGGGACATGGGCGCCCGCAAGCTCGCCGGCAGCCGCAACTGGGCGGCCTTCGGTCTGTGGGACGCGCTGGTCGCCGGCCCGCTGATGCTGGTGATCACGGTCGGGGTGTACCTCGTCTCGTGGACCGGCTGGTTCATGAGCAGCACCGAGCCCGGCAAGGGCGGCTACGCCCGGGACTGGGCGATGCACCAGCCGCACGTCCTGCCGGACCACCTGCTCGGCCTGCCGATGCCGCAGTTCGAGGCGCTGCGCAGCCTGTGGCACTACCACGCCACCATGTACGACTTCCACGTCGGACTGACCAGCCCGCACACCTACCAGTCGAACCCGTGGAGCTGGCTGCTGGTCGGCCGGCCGGTGTCGTTCTTCTACGAGTCGCCCAAGTCCGGCGAGTCCGGCTGCACCGCCAACGAGTGCGCCCGCGAGGTGCTGGCGATCGGGACGCCGCTGCTGTGGTGGGCCGGTGTGGTGGCCCTGGCGTACTGCCTGTACCGCTGGCTGGCCCGGCGGGACTGGCGGGCCGGGGCGGTGCTCTGCGGGCTGGCCGCGAGCTACCTGCCGTGGCTGTACTACCAGGAGCGGACGATCTTCCTCTTCTACGCGGTGGCCTTCGCACCGTTCGTGGTGCTGGCCGTCACGATGATGATCGGCGCGATAGTCGGGCCGGTGACGGCCTCGCGCGACCGGCGGCTGGTCGGCGGCGCCGCGGCCGGTCTGCTGATTTTCGCGGTGATGTGGAACTTTCTGTACTTCTACCCGCTGTATACGGGACAGATGATTCCGATGGACGACTGGCGGGGCCGGATGTGGTTCACCAGTTGGATCTGA
- the rsmI gene encoding 16S rRNA (cytidine(1402)-2'-O)-methyltransferase — protein MTGVLVLAGTPIGDVADAPPRLLTELASADVIAAEDTRRLRRLTQALGVTPAGRVVSYFEGNEVARTPELVEALLGGARVLLVTDAGMPSVSDPGYRLVAAAVAADIKVTAVPGPSAVLTALALSGLPVDRFTFEGFLPRKAGDRSRQLAEVAAEPRTMVFFEAPHRIAETLDAMAQAFGPERPAAVCRELTKTYEEVKRGPIAELAAWAADGVRGEITVVVAGAPPAAPEQFGPEELARRVAVREEAGERRKEAIAAVAVELGLPKREVFDAVVAAKNSG, from the coding sequence GTGACAGGCGTACTGGTACTTGCGGGCACCCCCATCGGCGACGTCGCGGACGCGCCGCCCCGGCTGCTCACCGAGCTCGCCTCGGCCGACGTGATCGCGGCCGAGGACACCCGGCGGCTGCGCCGGCTGACCCAGGCGCTCGGGGTGACGCCCGCCGGGCGGGTGGTCTCCTACTTCGAGGGCAACGAGGTGGCCCGCACCCCGGAGCTGGTCGAGGCGCTGCTCGGCGGCGCCCGGGTGCTGCTGGTGACGGACGCGGGGATGCCCTCGGTCTCCGACCCCGGCTACCGGCTGGTGGCCGCGGCGGTCGCCGCCGACATCAAGGTCACCGCCGTCCCCGGGCCCTCCGCGGTGCTCACCGCGCTGGCGCTGTCCGGCCTCCCGGTGGACCGCTTCACCTTCGAGGGCTTCCTGCCGCGCAAGGCCGGCGACCGCTCCCGCCAGCTGGCCGAGGTCGCGGCCGAGCCCCGCACCATGGTGTTCTTCGAGGCCCCGCACCGGATCGCCGAGACGCTCGACGCGATGGCGCAGGCCTTCGGCCCCGAGCGCCCGGCGGCCGTCTGCCGCGAGCTCACCAAGACCTACGAGGAGGTCAAGCGCGGCCCGATCGCCGAGCTGGCCGCCTGGGCCGCGGACGGTGTCCGCGGCGAGATCACCGTCGTGGTGGCGGGCGCCCCGCCGGCCGCCCCGGAACAGTTCGGCCCCGAAGAACTGGCGCGCCGGGTGGCCGTTCGGGAAGAGGCCGGGGAACGCCGCAAGGAGGCCATCGCGGCCGTGGCCGTCGAACTCGGGCTGCCCAAGCGAGAGGTCTTCGACGCCGTGGTCGCGGCGAAGAACAGCGGCTGA
- the metG gene encoding methionine--tRNA ligase, whose amino-acid sequence MAATADDTTTEARRSAYYVTTPIYYVNDRPHLGHAYTTVAGDVLTRWHRQRGERTWYLTGTDEHGQKILRTAEANGVSPQEWCDKLVEEAWKPLWQHLDIANDDFIRTTQQRHTDRVQEFVQDLHDKGEIYKGGYSGPYCVGCEEYKLPGELLPGATDDEKLCPIHKKPVEWLEEENYFFRLSAYGPKLLEFYAENPDFIAPASARNEVLRFVEQGLQDLSISRSTFNWGVPLPWDEKHVLYVWVDALQNYITAAGYGSDPERFAELWPASVHLVGKDILRFHAVIWPAMLMAAGLPLPKRVVANGWLMVGGEKMSKSNLTGIAPQDLTSHFGVDAYRYYFLRAIPFGTDGSFSWEDFTARYTSELANDYGNLASRVAAMVGKYFDGALPAATAAGAAEQAVVEGLAAAVRTADQKIGEDLDFAGGIAAIFEFVKQVNGYLTEQEPWKVAKDTSPEGQARLATILYTAAEALRATAVLLNPLMPRTSEKLWESLGAEASLGALAEQTIGTVADWGRLPAGSQVTKGDILFPRLEEKPAA is encoded by the coding sequence ATGGCGGCCACTGCAGACGACACCACCACCGAGGCCCGGCGCTCGGCGTACTACGTCACGACCCCGATCTACTACGTGAACGACCGCCCGCACCTGGGCCATGCGTACACCACGGTGGCGGGCGACGTCCTCACCCGCTGGCACCGCCAGCGCGGCGAGCGGACCTGGTACCTGACCGGCACCGACGAGCACGGGCAGAAGATCCTGCGTACCGCGGAGGCCAACGGCGTCTCCCCGCAGGAGTGGTGCGACAAGCTGGTCGAAGAGGCCTGGAAGCCGCTCTGGCAGCACCTCGACATCGCCAACGACGACTTCATCCGTACCACCCAGCAGCGGCACACCGACCGCGTGCAGGAGTTCGTCCAGGACCTGCACGACAAGGGCGAGATCTACAAGGGCGGTTACTCCGGCCCGTACTGCGTCGGCTGCGAGGAGTACAAGCTCCCCGGTGAGCTGCTGCCCGGCGCCACCGACGACGAGAAGCTCTGCCCGATCCACAAGAAGCCGGTCGAGTGGCTGGAGGAGGAGAACTACTTCTTCCGCCTCTCCGCCTACGGTCCGAAGCTGCTGGAGTTCTACGCCGAGAACCCCGACTTCATCGCGCCGGCCTCGGCCCGCAACGAGGTGCTGCGCTTCGTCGAGCAGGGCCTGCAGGACCTCTCGATCTCCCGTTCCACCTTCAACTGGGGCGTTCCGCTGCCCTGGGACGAGAAGCACGTCCTGTACGTGTGGGTGGACGCCCTGCAGAACTACATCACCGCCGCCGGCTACGGCAGCGACCCGGAGCGCTTCGCCGAGCTGTGGCCGGCCTCGGTGCACCTGGTCGGCAAGGACATCCTGCGCTTCCACGCGGTGATCTGGCCCGCCATGCTGATGGCCGCCGGGCTGCCGCTGCCCAAGCGCGTGGTCGCCAACGGCTGGCTGATGGTCGGCGGCGAGAAGATGAGCAAGTCCAACCTCACCGGTATCGCGCCGCAGGACCTCACCTCGCACTTCGGCGTGGACGCCTACCGCTACTACTTCCTGCGGGCCATCCCGTTCGGCACCGACGGCTCGTTCTCCTGGGAGGACTTCACCGCCCGGTACACCTCCGAGCTGGCCAACGACTACGGCAACCTGGCCTCCCGGGTCGCCGCGATGGTCGGCAAGTACTTCGACGGGGCCCTGCCCGCGGCCACCGCCGCCGGCGCCGCCGAGCAGGCCGTCGTCGAGGGCCTGGCCGCCGCCGTGAGGACCGCCGACCAGAAGATCGGTGAGGACCTGGACTTCGCCGGCGGCATCGCGGCGATCTTCGAGTTCGTCAAACAGGTCAACGGCTACCTGACCGAGCAGGAGCCCTGGAAGGTCGCCAAGGACACCTCCCCCGAGGGGCAGGCCAGGCTGGCCACCATCCTCTACACGGCGGCCGAGGCGCTGCGGGCGACCGCGGTGCTGCTCAACCCGCTGATGCCGCGGACCTCCGAGAAGCTCTGGGAGTCGCTCGGCGCCGAGGCCTCGCTGGGCGCGCTCGCCGAGCAGACCATCGGCACCGTCGCCGACTGGGGCCGGCTGCCCGCCGGGTCGCAGGTCACCAAGGGCGACATCCTGTTCCCGCGCCTCGAAGAGAAGCCCGCTGCCTGA